One Simkaniaceae bacterium genomic window, GCCCAATCTCCTCATTTAAAAAAGAGTAGCATTATCATGTGTGGACCCAAGCGCCTAACACGTGATTTCACCGCGCAATTCGCAAAGGTTGGTATCAATCGAAATCAAATCGAGTTTGAAGATTTTGAGTTTCTGTAAACGATTAACTCGATTTTGCAACTTTTTGGGCCCGTTCATGATCGAGAAGCCACTTCTTGCGTTTTGGATTAGCGGCATAACCTCCCGGATCGCCGTTAGATTGAATCACGCGATGACATGGCACAATAATCGCAAGTTGGTTTGTACTATTAGCGCGTGCAACGGCTCTGGCAGCTTTAGGATGTTCAATGGCTTTTGCCATTTCTAAATAAGAGCGCGTTGTTCCAATGGGAATCTCTTGTAGAGCCTTCCACACGCACTCTTGAAATCGGGTTCCACAGAAGATGAGCGGTGTTTTAAAGTGCGAGAGTGTTCCTTGAAAATATTGATTGAGTTCTTGCTCAATAGACCTTAAAGAATCCGACCATCCCGTTTCTAATGAGATGTCCATCTTCAATTGAAAGCGATATAGCTCTTTAGTCAGAT contains:
- a CDS encoding methylated-DNA--[protein]-cysteine S-methyltransferase, with translation MDISLETGWSDSLRSIEQELNQYFQGTLSHFKTPLIFCGTRFQECVWKALQEIPIGTTRSYLEMAKAIEHPKAARAVARANSTNQLAIIVPCHRVIQSNGDPGGYAANPKRKKWLLDHERAQKVAKSS